From the Paludisphaera mucosa genome, one window contains:
- a CDS encoding reverse transcriptase domain-containing protein produces MIARDAGPSDQTARLAAILDIDDEELRGVRLGPRYHYRPFTISKPDGRERRLLAPSPSLKRLQRRLLDGYLVSLPIHPAATAFYPGATTVLNAIPHARSALIATVDLRDFFETTQSARVRGCFRAHGWRGEALQVLMRLCTSREGLPQGAPTSPCLSNLVNVQLDDRLLRLVRRSRGIYTRYGDDLTFSWPHDRMPSGFRRSVEDALGDSGYEVQPRKGWQVGEARERPRVTGLVLAGDGRLRVPWELKWRTAVLRWRSWWTRDPVDLARLQGRREYQRMVEQVPEAIRHRRSAHDGR; encoded by the coding sequence ATGATCGCGAGGGACGCTGGGCCCTCCGACCAGACCGCAAGGCTGGCTGCGATTCTCGACATCGATGATGAGGAGTTGCGGGGGGTACGGCTGGGCCCTCGATACCATTATCGACCGTTCACCATCTCCAAGCCCGACGGCCGCGAACGTCGACTCCTGGCACCCTCGCCCTCGCTGAAGCGGCTGCAACGCAGGCTGCTGGACGGGTACCTGGTCAGCCTGCCGATCCATCCCGCCGCGACCGCATTCTATCCCGGGGCGACCACCGTCCTCAATGCGATTCCCCATGCGAGGAGCGCCCTGATCGCGACGGTGGACCTGCGAGACTTTTTCGAGACGACGCAGTCGGCTCGGGTGAGAGGATGCTTTCGCGCGCACGGTTGGCGTGGCGAGGCGTTGCAGGTTCTGATGCGGCTATGCACCTCGCGCGAGGGATTGCCGCAGGGCGCGCCGACCAGCCCCTGCCTGAGCAACCTGGTCAACGTCCAACTCGACGACCGACTGCTGAGACTGGTTCGTCGTTCACGCGGGATTTACACCCGTTACGGCGACGACCTGACCTTCTCCTGGCCCCACGACCGGATGCCGAGCGGCTTCCGGCGATCCGTCGAGGATGCCCTCGGGGATTCGGGATACGAGGTTCAGCCGCGAAAGGGCTGGCAGGTGGGCGAGGCCCGCGAACGGCCCCGCGTGACGGGTCTAGTGCTCGCCGGGGACGGTCGGCTACGCGTCCCCTGGGAACTGAAGTGGCGGACCGCAGTCTTGCGTTGGCGATCCTGGTGGACCCGGGATCCGGTCGACCTGGCGAGGCTGCAGGGCCGCCGTGAGTATCAGCGGATGGTCGAGCAGGTGCCCGAGGCCATCCGACATCGTCGTTCAGCACACGACGGCCGCTAA
- a CDS encoding slipin family protein: MFRRTVIVREFERGLLYHHGRFLELLPPGRYRFWSWQDRQVDRMDLREVSQTVEAQEILTADKIGVRVTLIAQYRVSDPIAARHRVGDFQTQLYQDLQLTLREAIVGRTLEELLKERDALSRDLQISVAPRANAFGVELTRVGVKDMVLPGSVRAVFLQEVEADLKGRANLTSARHEVAAARARVNTARMIQDNPLLLKLQELETLSQLASKSGNVLIIPGLDSLLSRASDSSPRAGSS, translated from the coding sequence GTGTTCCGTCGCACGGTGATCGTCCGCGAATTCGAACGGGGGTTGCTCTATCATCACGGCCGATTCCTCGAGCTACTGCCCCCCGGACGTTACCGCTTCTGGAGCTGGCAGGACCGCCAAGTCGATCGCATGGACTTACGCGAAGTCAGCCAGACGGTCGAGGCCCAAGAGATCCTCACGGCGGACAAGATCGGCGTCCGCGTCACCCTGATCGCCCAGTACAGGGTCTCGGACCCGATCGCCGCTCGCCATCGCGTCGGCGACTTCCAGACGCAGCTTTACCAGGATCTGCAACTGACCCTCCGCGAGGCGATCGTCGGCCGCACCCTCGAGGAGCTGCTGAAAGAGCGCGACGCCCTCTCGCGCGACCTGCAGATCAGCGTCGCACCGCGAGCGAACGCCTTCGGGGTCGAGCTCACACGGGTCGGCGTCAAGGACATGGTCCTCCCCGGCTCGGTCCGCGCCGTGTTCCTTCAGGAAGTGGAAGCCGACCTGAAGGGCCGCGCCAACCTCACGTCCGCCCGCCATGAGGTCGCCGCGGCGCGGGCCCGCGTCAATACGGCGAGGATGATCCAGGATAACCCCTTGCTGCTGAAGCTCCAGGAGCTGGAAACCCTGTCGCAGCTGGCGTCCAAATCCGGCAACGTGCTCATCATCCCCGGCCTGGACTCGTTGCTTTCCCGCGCGTCCGACTCCTCGCCGCGGGCGGGATCCTCATGA
- the rlmN gene encoding 23S rRNA (adenine(2503)-C(2))-methyltransferase RlmN, which produces MDPRNVRPGELETWAAGRGCDAGVARKLLSTVFQRGVLDPSRWMAESQIPRRLAEAVSPLPLPRLTLDASVVSPGDGFQKLRFRTSEGLALETVLIPLHKPGAVSLCLSSQVGCAMGCTFCATARMTSRRNLQAWEIIDQFLQAREIVRGQGRRVTGAVFMGMGEPFLNYDHVLTAADLLRCSSAGSIGAKAITISTVGLVPEIDRYTREGHRYRLAISLGAATDAKRRELVPVASRWPVAEVVAAARRFALARRCRVTLAYVCIAGVNVGEDDAQALGVLIGDTPVRVDLIEVTDPSGRYAPPTTAELQAFRDALTRHVGQPIVRRYSGGKDIQAACGTLAGVG; this is translated from the coding sequence ATGGATCCGAGGAACGTCCGGCCGGGCGAGCTGGAGACGTGGGCGGCGGGCCGGGGCTGCGACGCCGGGGTCGCGCGAAAGCTGTTGTCCACCGTCTTCCAGCGCGGGGTGCTCGACCCGTCGCGCTGGATGGCGGAATCCCAGATCCCAAGGCGGCTCGCGGAGGCCGTCTCTCCCCTCCCCTTGCCGAGGCTCACGCTCGACGCCTCGGTCGTCTCGCCGGGCGACGGATTCCAGAAGCTGAGGTTCCGGACGAGTGAAGGGCTGGCGCTCGAGACGGTCCTGATCCCGCTCCACAAGCCGGGGGCGGTCAGCCTCTGTCTCTCGTCTCAGGTCGGCTGCGCGATGGGCTGCACGTTCTGCGCGACGGCCCGGATGACCTCGCGACGCAACCTGCAGGCCTGGGAAATCATCGACCAGTTCCTCCAGGCACGCGAGATCGTCCGCGGCCAGGGGCGGCGGGTGACGGGCGCCGTGTTCATGGGCATGGGCGAGCCGTTCCTCAACTACGACCACGTCCTGACGGCGGCCGACCTGCTGCGTTGCTCGTCGGCCGGCTCGATCGGGGCGAAGGCGATCACGATCAGCACCGTGGGCCTCGTCCCGGAGATCGACCGCTACACCCGCGAAGGGCATCGCTATCGACTGGCGATCAGCCTCGGCGCGGCGACCGACGCCAAGCGTCGCGAGTTGGTGCCGGTCGCGTCGCGCTGGCCCGTCGCCGAGGTCGTCGCCGCGGCCCGACGTTTCGCCCTGGCCCGCCGCTGCCGCGTGACCCTGGCCTATGTCTGCATCGCCGGGGTGAACGTCGGCGAGGACGACGCACAGGCCCTGGGCGTGCTGATCGGCGACACCCCCGTCCGCGTCGACCTGATCGAAGTCACCGACCCCTCGGGCCGGTACGCCCCGCCGACGACGGCGGAGCTGCAAGCCTTCCGCGACGCCCTGACCCGACATGTCGGCCAGCCGATCGTCCGGCGTTACTCGGGGGGCAAGGACATCCAGGCCGCCTGCGGAACCCTCGCCGGCGTCGGCTGA
- a CDS encoding trypsin-like peptidase domain-containing protein, producing the protein MMKSTPVAWAALVVSSAALVSSTGVLRPMPAAPKVSPESQKVAEALSQAYESVAEFVKPSAVQISVKKKATGPNLRNFQFPMPGNPNGPGGNGRNPQSPRDMKDFEEMLKRFFGPEGMPEKNQFGGPGTGVGSGFVYDDKGHILTNNHVVEGAEKITVAFYDGIELPATVVGRDEKSDVAVIKVDTTNYPALPKGDSHKLKVGDLVMAVGSPFELSQSVTTGIISATERNNVRINEYESFLQTDAAINPGNSGGPLVNMAGEVVGVNSAIVTGSRGNDGIGFAIPIDMAENVADQLIKDGKVSRSRIGIKLDPLTPVLAKQLGLDAAAKGILVGEVVPGGPAEKAGLKQGDVIVGFAGEKVDGIPSFRLKVAASPSGKDFAVEYYRDGERKTANIVPAPAENVVFDVERDQNKGDEGSATKEPAKTSVSDFGLEVQPLTAELAESLGLPKDVKGLLVAEVKENSPADAEGIKEGDVITKILRDKSVQPVGDVKSFQELAAKSEVLSFYVQSNKAGSRFVSLAKATPVK; encoded by the coding sequence ATGATGAAGAGTACCCCAGTCGCCTGGGCGGCCCTCGTGGTCTCGTCGGCCGCGTTGGTCAGCTCGACGGGCGTGTTGCGTCCGATGCCCGCGGCCCCCAAGGTGTCTCCCGAGAGTCAGAAGGTGGCCGAGGCACTTTCGCAGGCCTACGAATCCGTGGCCGAATTCGTGAAGCCTTCGGCGGTCCAGATCAGCGTCAAGAAGAAGGCCACCGGGCCGAACCTACGGAACTTCCAGTTCCCGATGCCGGGCAATCCCAACGGTCCGGGCGGGAACGGCCGCAATCCCCAATCGCCCCGCGACATGAAGGATTTCGAGGAGATGCTCAAGCGGTTCTTCGGCCCCGAGGGGATGCCCGAGAAGAACCAGTTCGGCGGCCCCGGCACGGGCGTCGGGTCGGGCTTCGTTTATGACGACAAGGGCCACATCCTGACGAACAACCACGTCGTCGAGGGGGCCGAGAAGATCACCGTGGCCTTCTACGACGGCATCGAGCTGCCCGCGACGGTCGTCGGCCGCGACGAGAAGTCCGACGTGGCGGTCATCAAGGTCGACACGACCAATTACCCCGCGCTGCCCAAGGGCGACAGCCACAAGCTCAAGGTCGGCGACCTGGTCATGGCCGTGGGCTCGCCGTTCGAGCTGAGCCAGAGCGTGACCACCGGCATCATCTCCGCGACCGAGCGGAACAACGTCCGGATCAACGAGTACGAGTCGTTCCTGCAGACCGACGCCGCGATCAACCCGGGCAACTCGGGCGGGCCGCTGGTCAACATGGCGGGCGAGGTCGTGGGCGTCAACTCGGCGATCGTCACCGGCAGCCGCGGCAACGACGGCATCGGCTTCGCGATCCCCATCGACATGGCGGAGAACGTCGCCGACCAGCTCATCAAGGACGGCAAGGTCAGCCGCTCGCGGATCGGCATCAAGCTCGACCCGCTCACGCCGGTCCTCGCCAAGCAGCTCGGCTTGGACGCCGCCGCCAAGGGGATCCTCGTGGGCGAAGTCGTCCCCGGCGGGCCCGCCGAGAAGGCCGGCCTCAAGCAGGGCGACGTGATCGTCGGCTTCGCCGGCGAGAAGGTCGACGGCATCCCCTCGTTCCGCCTGAAGGTGGCCGCCAGCCCCTCCGGCAAGGATTTCGCGGTCGAATACTACCGCGACGGCGAGCGTAAGACGGCGAACATCGTCCCGGCCCCGGCCGAGAACGTGGTCTTCGACGTCGAACGCGACCAGAACAAGGGCGATGAGGGCTCCGCGACCAAGGAACCTGCGAAGACCTCCGTCAGCGACTTCGGGCTGGAAGTCCAGCCGCTGACCGCCGAGCTGGCCGAGTCTTTGGGCCTGCCCAAGGACGTCAAGGGCCTGCTCGTCGCCGAGGTGAAGGAGAACAGCCCCGCCGACGCCGAGGGGATCAAGGAAGGCGACGTCATCACCAAGATCCTCCGCGACAAGAGCGTTCAGCCTGTGGGCGACGTGAAGTCGTTCCAGGAGCTGGCCGCCAAGAGCGAGGTCCTTTCGTTCTACGTCCAGTCCAACAAGGCCGGCAGCCGCTTCGTGTCGCTGGCCAAGGCTACTCCGGTGAAGTGA
- a CDS encoding aminotransferase class I/II-fold pyridoxal phosphate-dependent enzyme: MIDPKTNPGSEEHESTEHYDIEVAPRVRNLPPYLFGKINELKYRKRTAGIDVIDLGMGNPTDPPEEWVIDKLCEAARDSRNHRYSVATGIYNLRREVAAKYENRFGVKLDPDQEVVATIGSKEGFSHMCLALLGPGDTALVPAPSFPIHIHAIALASANVISLDVRDEQAFLTNIARVCESLHPRPKILVLNYPHNPTASVVEPAFFEEIVGLAKKYRFFVIHDFAYGDIGFDGYQPPSFLSVKDAIKVGCEFTTMSKGYNMAGWRVGFAAGNRDMLGALKAIKGYYDYGIFQAVQVAAIVALRHGEEGRMAQVAEYQERRDVMVRGLRRQGWEVQPPKAGMFVWANMPEPWRSQMGSIDFAMKLLEEANVAVSPGRGFGEAGEGSLRMALVENAQRLRQAVRQIGRCLRLEQAVN, encoded by the coding sequence ATGATCGATCCGAAAACCAATCCCGGATCCGAAGAGCACGAGTCGACCGAGCACTATGACATCGAAGTCGCGCCCCGGGTGCGCAACCTCCCGCCGTACCTGTTCGGCAAGATCAACGAGTTGAAGTATCGGAAGCGGACCGCCGGGATCGACGTCATCGATCTGGGCATGGGGAACCCCACCGATCCGCCCGAGGAGTGGGTGATCGACAAGCTGTGCGAGGCCGCCCGCGACTCGCGGAACCATCGCTACAGCGTGGCCACCGGCATCTACAACCTGCGCCGAGAGGTGGCCGCCAAGTATGAGAACCGCTTCGGGGTGAAGCTCGACCCCGACCAGGAGGTCGTCGCCACGATCGGCTCGAAGGAAGGGTTCAGCCACATGTGCCTGGCCCTCCTCGGCCCCGGCGACACGGCGCTGGTGCCCGCCCCGAGCTTTCCGATCCATATCCACGCCATCGCGCTGGCCTCGGCCAACGTCATCTCGCTCGACGTGCGCGACGAGCAGGCGTTCCTGACGAACATCGCGAGGGTCTGCGAGAGCCTGCACCCCCGACCCAAGATCCTCGTGCTCAACTACCCGCACAACCCGACGGCCTCGGTGGTCGAGCCGGCCTTCTTCGAGGAGATCGTCGGCCTGGCCAAGAAGTACCGCTTCTTCGTCATCCACGACTTCGCCTACGGGGACATCGGCTTCGACGGCTACCAGCCGCCGAGCTTCCTTTCGGTGAAGGACGCCATCAAGGTCGGCTGCGAATTCACGACGATGTCGAAGGGCTACAACATGGCCGGCTGGCGGGTGGGCTTCGCGGCCGGCAACCGCGACATGCTCGGCGCACTCAAGGCGATCAAAGGCTACTACGATTACGGCATCTTCCAGGCCGTGCAGGTGGCCGCGATCGTCGCGCTGAGGCATGGCGAGGAAGGCCGCATGGCCCAGGTGGCCGAGTATCAGGAGCGTCGGGACGTGATGGTCCGCGGCCTCCGTCGCCAGGGCTGGGAGGTCCAGCCGCCCAAGGCCGGCATGTTCGTCTGGGCCAACATGCCCGAGCCCTGGCGCAGCCAAATGGGCTCGATCGACTTCGCCATGAAGCTGCTCGAAGAGGCGAACGTCGCCGTCAGCCCGGGCCGGGGCTTCGGCGAGGCCGGCGAAGGCTCGCTGCGGATGGCCCTGGTCGAGAACGCCCAGCGCCTCCGTCAGGCCGTACGCCAGATCGGCCGCTGCCTGCGCCTCGAACAGGCCGTGAACTGA
- a CDS encoding PIN/TRAM domain-containing protein, producing MLLVLIRLTFILVVAGLGVRLARIVGENEIGKPYVFFIGLMLAAIAFVMGDLLTPRKRIQTISAVYFGVIVGIFLSNLINDAVQPAVQLYINPMIHSAIASVLTIFITYICISTLLQTKDDFRFVIPYVEFSKEVKGARPLVLDTSVVIDGRIADVAETKVIDQPMVVPRFVLQELQGIADSSDKLRRNRGRRGLDILNRLQKSPGIEIRIDDAEIPELAGIREVDQRLVILAKHLGGKVVTNDYNLNKIARLQGVDVINLNDLANAMKPIVLPGENLTVKLIKRGEEAGQGVGYLDDGTMVVAEQGAHHLGEMVKLIVTSVLQTSAGRMIFGRMELLAPPPKAGPGPNPQAQHDNAPPAPQGRNRDV from the coding sequence ATGCTGCTCGTCCTGATTCGACTGACGTTCATCCTGGTGGTCGCGGGCCTGGGCGTGCGCCTCGCTCGGATCGTGGGCGAGAACGAGATCGGCAAGCCCTACGTCTTCTTCATCGGCCTGATGCTGGCGGCCATCGCGTTCGTGATGGGCGACCTCCTGACCCCGAGGAAGCGGATCCAGACGATCTCGGCCGTGTATTTCGGGGTGATCGTCGGCATCTTTCTCAGCAACCTGATCAATGACGCGGTCCAGCCCGCGGTGCAGCTCTACATCAATCCCATGATCCACTCGGCGATCGCCAGCGTCTTGACGATCTTCATCACGTACATCTGCATCTCGACCTTGCTTCAGACCAAGGACGACTTCCGCTTCGTCATCCCCTACGTCGAGTTCTCCAAGGAGGTCAAAGGGGCCCGTCCCCTGGTACTGGACACCTCGGTCGTGATCGACGGTCGGATCGCCGACGTCGCCGAGACCAAGGTGATCGACCAGCCCATGGTCGTCCCGCGGTTCGTCCTTCAGGAGCTTCAGGGCATCGCCGACAGCTCCGACAAGCTGAGGCGCAATCGCGGTCGGCGAGGGCTGGACATCCTGAACCGCCTCCAGAAGTCGCCGGGCATCGAGATTCGCATCGACGACGCCGAGATCCCCGAGCTGGCAGGCATCCGCGAGGTCGACCAGCGGCTCGTGATCCTGGCCAAGCATCTCGGCGGCAAGGTCGTCACCAACGACTACAACCTCAACAAGATCGCCCGACTCCAGGGCGTCGACGTGATCAACCTCAACGACCTGGCGAACGCGATGAAGCCCATCGTCCTGCCGGGCGAGAACCTCACGGTCAAGTTGATCAAGCGCGGCGAAGAGGCGGGACAAGGCGTCGGCTACCTGGACGACGGCACGATGGTCGTCGCCGAGCAAGGCGCGCATCATTTGGGCGAGATGGTCAAGCTGATCGTCACGAGCGTCCTCCAGACCAGCGCCGGCCGGATGATCTTCGGCCGCATGGAGTTGCTGGCCCCGCCGCCGAAGGCGGGCCCGGGGCCGAACCCGCAGGCCCAGCACGACAACGCTCCGCCCGCCCCTCAGGGTCGCAACCGCGACGTGTGA
- a CDS encoding HIT family protein, protein MLDRIWAPWRAQYVSGAVRDARTDSACFLCTGLAEDRDAENLIAWRGRETVVVLNRYPYNNGHLLIAPTNHKGTLQELNGSELVEPIETIRWMISILDRMMRPQGYNVGLNQGKAAGAGLPGHLHWHVVPRWDGDVNFMPVLAETKVITESLGSFHDRLRSEIELDRRAGVGL, encoded by the coding sequence TTGCTCGACCGCATCTGGGCGCCGTGGCGTGCGCAATATGTGTCCGGGGCCGTCCGAGACGCCCGGACGGACTCCGCCTGCTTCCTTTGCACCGGCCTGGCCGAGGATCGCGACGCCGAAAATTTGATCGCATGGCGCGGTCGCGAGACGGTCGTGGTCCTGAATCGCTATCCTTATAACAACGGCCACCTCCTGATCGCTCCCACGAATCACAAGGGGACCTTGCAGGAACTCAACGGGTCGGAACTCGTCGAGCCGATCGAGACGATCCGCTGGATGATCTCGATCCTCGATCGCATGATGAGGCCCCAGGGTTACAATGTGGGTTTGAACCAGGGCAAGGCGGCCGGCGCGGGCCTCCCCGGCCACCTCCACTGGCACGTCGTGCCTCGTTGGGACGGCGACGTCAATTTCATGCCCGTCCTGGCCGAGACCAAGGTGATCACCGAGAGCCTCGGGAGTTTCCACGATCGCCTGAGATCCGAGATCGAACTGGACCGGCGAGCCGGCGTCGGGCTCTGA
- the fusA gene encoding elongation factor G: MENLKSLRNIGISAHIDSGKTTLTERMLYYTGRTHVIKEVKGEGAVMDHMELEKERGITITSAATTVRWHDSEINIIDTPGHVDFTVEVERSLRVLDGAVLVLCAVAGVQSQSITVDRQMKRYNVPRIAFINKMDRTGANPVNVISQLESKLGLTTLPLQIPIGSESNFQGMIDLIERRAIYFDGEKGEDVRYGEIPADQIEEAARARQGMLEALSMVSDEVMELLLEEQEVPLELIHKTIREGTIASQICPVMIGTAYRNKGIQPLLDAVCRYLPSPLDREVFAKDNNNGMAEVPLSTDPDAPLVAMAFKLVEETFGQVTYMRVYQGTLQKGTFYYNSRQKKRARISRILRVHADQKEDIDSAQAGDIVAVMGIECATGDTYCSEGVNYSLESIFAAEPVIDLSINPNKRADYDKLSKALNRFMREDPTFRVHVDAETSETIISGMGELHLEIYVERIRREYKVDCTVGAPKVSYREAPTRETPFNYKHKKQTGGSGQYAHVVGKLVPIEPQSAEPFVFENKVTGGRIPNEYIPSVEKGFRESMHKGPVAGYEVMGVQMVLEDGSYHDVDSSTMAFEICARDCFRETFRKADPVLLEPIMLVEVEVPTEFQGPVTGAISSKRGVILGTESRSGYTVISAEVPLSEMFGYSNDLRSMTQGKGGFSMEFLKYQKLPSRFQEEIVKRVQAEAKATAKA, from the coding sequence ATGGAAAACCTGAAAAGCCTTCGGAACATCGGCATCTCGGCCCACATCGATTCGGGCAAGACCACACTCACCGAGCGGATGCTGTATTACACCGGCCGGACCCACGTGATCAAGGAGGTCAAGGGTGAGGGCGCGGTGATGGACCACATGGAGCTGGAGAAGGAGCGGGGGATCACCATCACCTCCGCCGCCACCACGGTCCGGTGGCACGACAGCGAGATCAACATCATCGACACACCCGGCCACGTCGACTTCACGGTCGAGGTCGAGCGGTCGCTCCGCGTGCTCGACGGCGCGGTGCTCGTCCTGTGCGCGGTCGCCGGCGTGCAGTCGCAGTCGATCACCGTCGACCGCCAGATGAAGCGGTACAACGTCCCCCGGATTGCGTTCATCAACAAGATGGACCGCACCGGCGCCAACCCGGTCAACGTCATCAGCCAGCTGGAGTCCAAGCTCGGCCTGACGACCCTGCCGCTGCAGATCCCGATCGGCTCGGAGTCGAACTTCCAGGGCATGATCGACCTGATCGAGCGCCGGGCGATCTACTTCGACGGCGAGAAGGGCGAGGACGTCCGCTACGGCGAGATCCCGGCCGACCAGATCGAAGAGGCGGCCCGCGCCCGCCAGGGGATGCTGGAAGCCCTCTCGATGGTCTCCGACGAGGTCATGGAGCTGCTCCTCGAAGAACAAGAGGTCCCGCTCGAGTTGATCCACAAGACGATCCGCGAAGGCACCATCGCCTCGCAGATCTGCCCGGTGATGATCGGCACGGCCTATCGCAACAAGGGCATCCAGCCCCTGCTCGACGCGGTCTGCCGCTACCTGCCCAGCCCGCTCGACCGCGAGGTCTTCGCCAAGGACAACAACAACGGCATGGCCGAGGTGCCGCTCTCGACCGACCCCGACGCCCCGCTGGTCGCCATGGCGTTCAAGCTCGTCGAGGAGACGTTCGGCCAGGTCACCTACATGCGGGTCTACCAGGGGACGCTCCAGAAGGGGACGTTCTACTACAACTCGCGTCAGAAGAAGCGGGCCCGGATCAGCCGCATCCTGCGGGTCCACGCCGACCAGAAGGAAGACATCGACTCGGCGCAGGCCGGCGACATCGTGGCCGTCATGGGCATCGAGTGCGCCACCGGCGACACCTACTGCTCCGAAGGCGTGAACTACTCGCTGGAGAGCATCTTCGCCGCCGAGCCGGTCATCGACCTGTCGATCAACCCCAACAAGCGGGCCGACTACGACAAGCTGTCGAAGGCGCTGAACCGCTTCATGCGGGAAGATCCGACCTTCCGCGTGCACGTCGACGCGGAGACGAGCGAGACCATCATCTCGGGGATGGGCGAGCTCCACCTGGAGATCTACGTCGAGCGGATCCGCCGCGAGTACAAGGTCGACTGCACCGTCGGCGCCCCCAAGGTGAGCTACCGCGAGGCGCCGACCCGCGAGACGCCGTTCAACTACAAGCACAAGAAGCAGACCGGCGGCTCGGGCCAGTACGCCCACGTCGTCGGCAAGCTCGTGCCGATCGAGCCCCAGTCCGCCGAGCCCTTCGTCTTCGAGAACAAGGTCACCGGCGGCCGCATCCCCAACGAGTACATCCCGTCGGTCGAGAAGGGCTTCCGCGAGTCCATGCACAAGGGCCCGGTCGCGGGCTACGAGGTCATGGGCGTGCAGATGGTCCTCGAAGACGGCTCGTACCACGACGTCGACTCGTCGACGATGGCCTTCGAAATCTGCGCCCGCGACTGCTTCCGCGAGACCTTCCGCAAGGCCGACCCGGTCCTGCTGGAGCCGATCATGCTGGTCGAGGTCGAGGTGCCGACCGAGTTCCAGGGCCCCGTCACGGGTGCGATCTCGTCCAAGCGAGGCGTGATCCTGGGCACCGAGAGCCGGTCGGGCTACACCGTCATCTCGGCCGAGGTCCCGCTCAGCGAGATGTTCGGCTACTCGAACGACCTCCGGAGCATGACCCAGGGCAAGGGGGGCTTCAGCATGGAGTTCCTCAAGTACCAGAAGCTGCCTTCGCGCTTCCAGGAAGAGATCGTCAAGCGGGTCCAGGCCGAGGCCAAGGCCACCGCGAAAGCCTGA
- a CDS encoding DUF3179 domain-containing (seleno)protein, which yields MQPHVTALNLDSASSVPLDAPRGRPRAVVAATFVLLLGVPMALLGRFLWHEWNSLLVEEESAAASAVIGYPNIYPAISRAARPADWRRVEGRDLLVWSGWKDGEGHRWFKLLSEDCDPQLLGDPVGRDVARAIDYPAVETSGGPIWERVPSNAHVAGFDVGKIPCVYPKMVLAKVLVVNDLIDGTPLLVHHDPFVAASGSAESDVAVYDPRIDGRRITLGCGGFSIGRKHVLYDRGTESLWVDQVNGLVAFSGKLKGKTLPLVQRVPTKTWRDWQSENPDSRLLVGSLDRARGIPAE from the coding sequence ATGCAGCCCCACGTCACCGCCTTGAATCTCGATTCGGCGTCCTCGGTCCCGCTCGATGCCCCGCGAGGTCGCCCGCGAGCGGTCGTCGCCGCGACCTTCGTCCTGCTCCTCGGCGTCCCGATGGCGCTGCTGGGCCGCTTCCTCTGGCACGAGTGGAATTCGTTGCTGGTTGAAGAAGAGTCGGCGGCCGCCTCCGCCGTCATCGGCTATCCCAACATCTATCCCGCCATCTCCCGGGCCGCCCGCCCCGCGGACTGGCGACGCGTCGAGGGTCGTGACCTTCTCGTGTGGTCCGGCTGGAAGGATGGAGAGGGCCACCGCTGGTTCAAGCTCCTCAGCGAGGATTGCGACCCGCAATTGCTCGGCGACCCGGTCGGCCGTGACGTCGCCCGGGCCATCGATTACCCCGCCGTCGAGACCAGCGGAGGACCGATCTGGGAGCGCGTCCCGTCGAACGCCCACGTCGCCGGCTTCGACGTGGGCAAGATCCCCTGCGTGTATCCCAAGATGGTCTTGGCCAAGGTCCTCGTGGTGAACGATCTCATCGACGGGACGCCGCTCCTGGTCCACCACGATCCCTTCGTGGCGGCCTCGGGATCGGCGGAGTCGGACGTCGCGGTCTACGACCCCCGGATCGACGGGCGTCGGATCACCCTGGGCTGCGGCGGCTTCAGCATCGGCCGCAAGCACGTCCTCTACGATCGCGGGACCGAGAGCCTCTGGGTCGACCAGGTGAACGGCCTCGTGGCGTTCAGCGGCAAGCTGAAGGGCAAGACGCTGCCGCTCGTCCAGCGCGTTCCGACCAAAACCTGGCGCGACTGGCAGTCCGAAAATCCCGACTCCCGGCTCCTGGTGGGCTCACTCGATCGGGCTCGGGGCATCCCCGCCGAATGA